In a genomic window of Chryseobacterium sp. G0162:
- the aroC gene encoding chorismate synthase yields the protein MFNTLGNLLSLTTFGESHGVAYGGIINNFPAGLTVDLDKVQYELNRRKPGQSAIVTQRKESDTVKFLSGIFDGKTTGTPIGFIIENENQKSKDYDHIAGAYRPSHADFTYDQKFGFRDHRGGGKSSARETMNWVVAGALAKQLLPEIEINAYVSSVGDIFCEKPYQALDFSQTESNDVRCPDAETAEKMIARIKEIKKEGNTIGGTITCVIKNVPVGIGEPIFSKLQAELAKAMLNINACKGFEYGSGFCGAKMTGKEHNDQFNTDFTTKSNLSGGIQGGISNGMDIYFRMAFKPVATILRPQDSIDKEGNPVIVEGKGRHDPCVVPRAVPVVEGLAAFVLADLFLINKTRNINNF from the coding sequence ATGTTCAATACATTAGGTAATCTTCTTAGTCTTACAACATTTGGAGAAAGTCACGGAGTGGCTTATGGCGGTATCATCAATAATTTTCCGGCAGGTTTAACGGTAGATCTCGATAAAGTTCAATATGAACTGAACCGAAGAAAGCCCGGACAGTCAGCTATTGTTACTCAAAGAAAGGAAAGCGACACGGTAAAGTTTCTTTCCGGAATTTTTGATGGAAAAACAACAGGTACGCCCATTGGTTTTATCATTGAAAACGAAAATCAAAAATCAAAGGATTATGACCATATTGCTGGAGCCTATCGTCCTAGTCATGCAGATTTCACATATGATCAGAAATTTGGTTTCAGAGATCACCGCGGAGGAGGAAAATCTTCTGCCAGGGAAACCATGAACTGGGTAGTGGCAGGAGCTTTAGCCAAGCAACTATTACCAGAGATTGAGATCAATGCTTATGTTTCTTCTGTAGGCGATATTTTCTGCGAAAAACCTTACCAGGCTCTTGACTTTTCTCAAACGGAAAGCAATGATGTACGTTGTCCGGATGCTGAAACGGCAGAAAAGATGATTGCCAGAATCAAAGAAATTAAAAAAGAAGGAAATACAATTGGAGGAACCATTACCTGCGTGATCAAAAATGTTCCTGTAGGAATTGGTGAGCCTATATTTTCAAAACTCCAGGCTGAACTGGCAAAAGCAATGCTGAATATCAATGCCTGCAAAGGCTTTGAATATGGAAGCGGATTCTGTGGAGCAAAAATGACAGGAAAAGAGCATAACGATCAATTCAACACGGATTTTACCACAAAATCTAATCTTTCAGGAGGAATCCAGGGAGGAATTTCCAATGGAATGGACATTTATTTCCGTATGGCATTCAAACCTGTTGCTACTATTTTAAGACCTCAGGACAGTATTGATAAGGAAGGAAACCCTGTGATTGTAGAAGGAAAAGGACGTCACGATCCCTGTGTCGTACCTAGAGCTGTTCCTGTAGTGGAAGGCCTTGCTGCATTTGTTTTGGCAGACTTATTTTTGATTAATAAAACGAGAAACATCAATAATTTTTAA
- a CDS encoding glutathione synthase codes for MSQKQFKKTDFAQNHEKQYQIEFKVNEIGEGSNLTVQRLNEKGEYEIIQAPIRRLNESIFVVWDHPFDGRIIFDE; via the coding sequence ATGTCACAAAAACAATTTAAAAAAACAGATTTTGCTCAGAATCATGAAAAGCAATATCAGATTGAGTTCAAAGTAAATGAAATAGGTGAAGGCAGCAACCTTACTGTACAAAGACTGAATGAAAAAGGGGAATATGAAATAATACAAGCTCCTATCCGAAGATTAAATGAAAGCATATTTGTAGTTTGGGATCACCCTTTTGACGGCAGAATAATTTTTGATGAATAA
- a CDS encoding RDD family protein translates to MKRILNIVEYNKASLWIRFANNFIDVIIIYIVNYLLSSICNFLYNITSLEFFYFYSNGGFLWSLFIGNFNYYLYYFLMENYLDGKTISKYITGTKVISTDGTKPTTQQIMYRSLSRIVPFDGLSFLGVNGWHDSWSDTRVINLKNYMAEIQAKSEIDTLGKKEIA, encoded by the coding sequence ATGAAAAGAATTTTAAATATTGTTGAATACAATAAGGCTTCATTATGGATTAGGTTTGCCAATAATTTCATAGATGTTATCATCATATATATTGTCAATTACCTCCTCTCTAGTATTTGCAATTTCCTTTATAACATTACTTCACTTGAGTTTTTCTACTTCTATAGTAATGGAGGCTTTTTATGGAGTCTCTTTATTGGAAATTTCAACTATTACCTTTATTACTTTCTGATGGAAAACTATTTAGATGGGAAAACCATTTCAAAGTATATTACAGGGACCAAAGTAATCAGTACAGATGGGACAAAACCAACAACCCAACAAATTATGTACAGAAGTCTTTCCAGAATTGTTCCTTTTGATGGGCTCTCATTTCTTGGGGTAAACGGATGGCACGACAGCTGGAGCGACACAAGAGTAATTAATCTAAAAAATTATATGGCTGAAATTCAAGCAAAAAGCGAAATTGACACTCTAGGAAAGAAAGAAATCGCATAA
- a CDS encoding LIC_10190 family membrane protein, with protein sequence MILILFSTIFLLPVLSGLGKIMEKFFGILFQGISGKILSGIMGVSLTWTVFSFFIPLNIYVEVTTVLLGLLYFFKERLYLEFYRFPKKDLFLTVFISFIIVFTGSYYPYILDHFGYYVPTIQWLTEYGLIKGISNLDLTLGQMSIWHIFQAGFSNFSDPFLRINSILLVIYTLYILERKSWIQLCFIPILLLFSQSPSPDLPVIIFSLIILNEVISENRNISLLFAFSVFVFAIKPTMIWLPILVFLYNFFIFKSDFKKLLFGVLILLLFFIKNIWTFGYLVFPVSIGDFGFVWKPNPEVLKTSSQYAILKTYDMQYSYEEIQSFSTWEHIKNWCFLKGIKSKINSLFILSLFVFSVFAWMKKKKIITLICISLLIKSILVLAFSAQYRFFIDVFFVIFFVLFHEYSDKRKSIAVFSVFSLLFISLLTFPTLIQQYIPSFQLGHFMAGFKKEQLYQPSFYEYHQFDSFKVGNLKFNVSKNYPYNFETPLPAISESFIFDDAKAGIFPQPIDKNNIAKGFIWKRMTYKEKKEAETVINKIENIHK encoded by the coding sequence ATGATACTCATTCTGTTTTCCACCATTTTTCTTCTTCCGGTCTTATCAGGACTTGGAAAAATCATGGAAAAATTCTTTGGAATCTTATTTCAGGGCATCTCCGGAAAAATACTTTCAGGAATCATGGGAGTAAGTCTTACATGGACTGTCTTTTCTTTTTTTATTCCCCTGAATATTTATGTAGAAGTTACGACTGTCTTATTAGGGTTACTCTACTTTTTTAAAGAAAGGCTATATCTGGAATTTTATAGATTCCCCAAAAAAGATTTGTTTTTAACAGTGTTCATTTCCTTTATAATAGTTTTTACCGGATCTTATTATCCTTATATATTGGACCATTTCGGATATTATGTCCCAACCATTCAATGGTTGACGGAATATGGGCTTATCAAGGGAATTTCCAATCTGGATCTTACATTGGGGCAAATGTCGATATGGCATATTTTTCAAGCAGGTTTCTCCAATTTTTCAGATCCTTTTCTGAGAATCAATTCGATTTTACTGGTTATCTATACCCTTTACATTCTTGAAAGAAAAAGCTGGATTCAGCTATGTTTCATTCCAATATTATTACTTTTTTCACAGTCACCCAGCCCTGATCTTCCTGTTATTATCTTTTCTTTAATTATTTTAAATGAGGTTATATCCGAAAATAGAAACATCAGTCTTCTCTTTGCCTTTTCTGTTTTTGTTTTTGCTATAAAACCAACTATGATCTGGTTGCCAATACTGGTTTTCCTTTATAATTTTTTTATTTTTAAATCAGATTTTAAAAAGCTGTTGTTCGGAGTTCTTATTTTATTGTTATTCTTTATTAAAAATATCTGGACATTTGGATATCTTGTATTCCCGGTATCTATAGGAGATTTTGGCTTCGTCTGGAAACCTAATCCTGAGGTATTGAAAACTTCTTCCCAATATGCGATTCTGAAAACCTATGACATGCAGTATTCGTATGAAGAAATCCAAAGTTTTTCCACTTGGGAACATATAAAAAACTGGTGCTTTCTGAAGGGTATCAAATCAAAAATCAATAGTCTGTTCATACTAAGCTTATTCGTTTTTTCAGTATTTGCCTGGATGAAGAAAAAGAAAATCATCACTCTGATCTGTATCTCCTTGTTGATAAAAAGTATACTTGTACTGGCTTTTTCAGCACAATACAGGTTTTTCATAGACGTATTTTTCGTTATATTTTTCGTTTTGTTTCATGAATATTCAGATAAAAGAAAATCCATTGCTGTTTTTTCTGTATTCAGTTTACTTTTTATTTCATTATTAACTTTCCCCACACTTATTCAACAGTATATTCCAAGTTTTCAATTAGGACATTTTATGGCCGGATTTAAAAAGGAACAGCTTTATCAGCCCTCATTTTATGAGTATCATCAATTCGACAGTTTTAAGGTTGGCAACTTAAAATTTAATGTCTCCAAAAACTATCCTTACAACTTTGAAACCCCTCTTCCTGCCATTTCCGAGAGTTTTATTTTTGACGATGCAAAAGCCGGAATTTTCCCTCAGCCTATTGACAAAAATAATATAGCAAAAGGATTCATCTGGAAAAGAATGACTTACAAAGAGAAAAAAGAAGCCGAAACAGTCATCAATAAAATCGAAAACATTCATAAATAG
- the pyrF gene encoding orotidine-5'-phosphate decarboxylase encodes MESKKEFFLECYKLGIIKFGRFTLKSGIESPFYVDLRPLASDPKILKNLANYLLEMLPLDNFDLICGVPYAALPMATAMSLESYIPLIIKRKEAKSYGTKKLIEGIYQKGQNCLLVEDVITSGKSLVETIAEVEQEDLKVADIVVVLDREQGGKQLLEGKGYRVHTLFNISEVCEILQETGELSDEEVKRIQDFLQGNHIQFEEETRASYEQKLSNTQHSVSKKLLETALAKKSNLIASADVTTTQELLDFAEKVGPHIIALKTHIDIISDFDYEKTITPLKAIASKHQFLLMEDRKFADIGNTQELQFTSGVFKITDWADFVTSQVIGGFESLDCFKNVGVVAIVGMSSKGALTTASYREEALKVALSHPNVIGGVSQNKIPEDLLLFTPGVNLADSGDGKGQQYNTPEHVFKTLHTDFIIVGRGIYKSEDPEAAAVTYKNEGWNAYINSLEKKAIQN; translated from the coding sequence ATGGAAAGTAAAAAAGAATTCTTTTTGGAGTGCTACAAGCTAGGCATCATTAAATTTGGAAGGTTTACCCTGAAAAGTGGTATAGAAAGTCCTTTTTATGTAGACTTAAGACCTTTGGCTTCGGATCCTAAAATTTTAAAAAATCTTGCTAATTATTTATTGGAAATGCTTCCATTAGATAATTTTGATTTAATTTGTGGAGTTCCATATGCTGCCCTTCCTATGGCTACGGCTATGTCACTGGAAAGTTATATTCCATTAATTATTAAAAGAAAAGAAGCAAAAAGCTACGGTACCAAGAAACTGATCGAAGGAATTTATCAAAAAGGACAGAACTGTCTTTTAGTAGAAGATGTCATCACTTCTGGAAAATCTTTGGTAGAAACTATTGCTGAAGTAGAACAGGAAGACCTTAAAGTTGCTGATATTGTAGTGGTCCTGGACAGAGAGCAAGGAGGAAAGCAACTGTTGGAAGGTAAGGGGTACAGAGTGCATACTCTTTTCAATATTTCTGAAGTGTGCGAAATTCTTCAGGAAACTGGTGAATTATCAGATGAAGAAGTGAAGAGAATTCAGGACTTCTTACAGGGTAACCATATTCAGTTTGAAGAAGAAACCAGAGCTTCTTATGAACAAAAGCTAAGCAATACCCAACATTCTGTTTCAAAAAAATTATTGGAAACAGCATTGGCAAAAAAATCTAACCTTATTGCTTCTGCAGATGTTACAACCACTCAGGAATTATTAGATTTTGCAGAGAAAGTTGGACCTCATATTATTGCTTTAAAGACCCACATCGATATTATTTCTGATTTTGATTATGAAAAAACAATCACTCCTTTAAAAGCAATCGCTTCAAAGCATCAGTTCTTATTGATGGAAGACAGAAAATTTGCAGACATTGGAAATACACAAGAACTACAATTTACGAGTGGAGTTTTCAAAATTACTGATTGGGCTGATTTTGTAACATCCCAGGTTATTGGTGGTTTTGAATCTTTAGACTGCTTTAAAAATGTAGGAGTGGTAGCCATCGTTGGAATGTCTTCAAAAGGAGCTTTAACTACAGCTAGCTATCGTGAGGAAGCATTAAAGGTAGCTTTATCTCACCCTAATGTAATTGGAGGAGTTTCTCAGAATAAAATCCCTGAAGATCTGTTGTTATTCACCCCAGGTGTAAATCTTGCAGATTCTGGAGACGGAAAAGGGCAACAGTACAACACTCCGGAACACGTTTTCAAAACGCTACACACGGATTTTATTATTGTAGGAAGAGGAATCTATAAATCTGAAGATCCGGAAGCGGCAGCAGTTACTTATAAAAATGAAGGTTGGAATGCCTATATTAATTCTTTGGAAAAAAAAGCAATTCAGAACTAA
- a CDS encoding TlpA family protein disulfide reductase, with protein sequence MKKGIIFIVIIVIIGIIAFVPGVKDFLKNQFFPIATIENAVHINEEDYDIDLKGINAPSTNLKNFKDKAVFLNFWGTWCPPCRKEWPSIQKLYDTRKDHVDFVLIAMNDKEEDVRKFLKENNYTVPVYIAQSPISEKILPKVFPTTFLLDKTGRILIKEDATKDWDSETVHQFIDNIIK encoded by the coding sequence ATGAAAAAAGGGATCATTTTTATTGTAATAATTGTCATCATTGGTATTATAGCATTTGTACCGGGAGTGAAGGATTTTCTGAAAAATCAGTTCTTCCCTATCGCTACCATTGAAAATGCAGTACACATCAATGAAGAAGATTATGATATAGACCTTAAAGGGATCAATGCACCCAGCACTAACCTTAAAAATTTCAAGGATAAAGCTGTTTTCCTTAACTTCTGGGGAACATGGTGCCCACCGTGCAGAAAAGAATGGCCATCTATTCAGAAATTATATGATACAAGAAAAGATCATGTAGATTTTGTACTTATCGCCATGAATGATAAAGAAGAAGATGTTAGAAAATTTCTAAAGGAAAATAATTATACGGTGCCTGTGTATATTGCACAAAGCCCGATATCTGAAAAGATCCTTCCTAAAGTTTTTCCTACGACTTTTCTTCTGGATAAAACCGGCAGAATTCTTATTAAGGAAGATGCCACAAAAGACTGGGACTCAGAAACTGTGCATCAGTTTATTGATAATATCATCAAATAA
- a CDS encoding aminopeptidase produces MKKISICLILFCGVIHVSAQKDSIYIGAKLSPDRKTLEVNQEIVYYNHSDKDLQTIKLLNWISAYNKRGTSLVYRKLEDRNNDLHFAKDHELGKLLELNIKDSGNQEIPVNAISDENLFLPLKQALQPGESITLQLHYRMQLPDKKFTEYGTSGQNTALKYFFIVPDHFDPDNISERKYHDIEESVSFNTFWTVNFDIPVNSFIESNLPQIQMNSFQGYLDSDPEFSVSFNTYPVIKTNIDGTDTEIKFGYNIKPDEKQNLEFYLPLHLKFLKEKIGSLPKSIFISDKFRAKEDFFGNNDITFWKFRFPLFTDAEKTDLDYFGIITKKVLDEKVIADKQEDHWFKNGLKSYLEIQYLKKFYKDTKLLGMLPEAKILGIKPLKLFHASKVKLLDRYGLSYQYIMLQNLDQKINENFTSLSNFNDMAISSFETGSLFNYSADKMGDERFNTLVKEYLSKNSGNKINPDDFLKQLSEKEKSAHYLESFFKQKNRVNFRLKHIKKENDSLHIKIAKNTDASIPVKLETETKAGERKSYWIETEENERLKEISLPASDNIYKVTLNNDYIFPESSYRDNFLYAKGLFLNTKKIKFKLIKDIPNPEYNEIYVSPRVRFNNTYDKFLLGANFKNQSFFDQKFLYSFTPTYSTGTGKLTGSGGISYSFLPAESMFRSITFGASGSYFHYDYNLAYTKGSVFSTLNFRKNPRSTVSRSVGVSYNYFERDLSPAMIANDDYKKYNLWGLGYSYSDSQMIHEKSFSLSAQGMEDFNKITAEGFYRWEFAPRQKLSVRLFAGYFLRNDTRNDLFNYGISRVSNYTFSYNLLGESASSGLLSQQFILADGGFKSFLPGTVNQWITSVNIDSSIWKIFHVYADAGIYKNKNFPTKFIWDSGVKVRIIPDFLEVYFPIQSSLGFEPGFKDYAKRIRYTLVLNLGAVINAARRGWY; encoded by the coding sequence TTGAAAAAGATCAGCATTTGCCTTATTTTGTTTTGTGGAGTTATACACGTTTCTGCACAGAAAGACAGTATATACATTGGAGCAAAACTTTCTCCTGACAGGAAAACCCTTGAGGTGAATCAGGAGATTGTTTATTACAATCATTCTGATAAAGACCTGCAGACGATAAAACTTCTGAACTGGATTTCGGCTTATAACAAACGCGGAACATCCTTAGTCTACAGAAAACTGGAAGACCGAAATAACGATTTACATTTTGCAAAAGACCATGAACTGGGAAAACTTCTGGAGCTCAATATTAAAGATTCAGGAAACCAGGAAATACCCGTCAATGCAATTTCAGATGAAAATCTTTTTCTTCCTCTTAAACAGGCATTACAACCAGGTGAAAGTATCACCCTGCAGTTACACTACCGTATGCAACTTCCCGATAAAAAATTTACGGAATATGGGACATCCGGTCAGAACACTGCCTTAAAATATTTCTTTATTGTTCCGGATCATTTTGATCCGGACAATATTTCTGAAAGAAAATACCATGACATTGAAGAATCGGTAAGTTTCAATACTTTCTGGACCGTCAATTTTGATATTCCAGTCAACAGTTTTATCGAAAGTAATCTGCCACAGATTCAAATGAATTCTTTTCAGGGGTATCTGGATTCAGATCCTGAATTTTCAGTTTCTTTCAATACTTACCCGGTCATAAAAACCAATATTGATGGTACAGATACTGAAATTAAGTTTGGCTATAATATCAAACCTGATGAAAAACAAAATCTGGAATTTTACTTACCTCTTCATTTAAAATTTCTTAAGGAAAAAATAGGGTCTCTTCCGAAAAGTATATTTATCTCAGATAAATTCAGAGCAAAAGAAGACTTCTTCGGAAATAATGATATCACTTTCTGGAAGTTCAGATTCCCTTTATTTACAGATGCTGAAAAAACTGATCTTGATTACTTTGGAATCATTACCAAAAAAGTTTTGGATGAAAAGGTCATTGCCGATAAACAAGAAGACCATTGGTTCAAAAATGGTCTAAAATCCTATCTTGAAATCCAGTACCTTAAAAAATTCTATAAAGACACCAAGCTTCTAGGGATGTTACCGGAAGCCAAAATTCTTGGTATAAAACCTTTAAAATTATTTCATGCATCTAAGGTAAAGCTTCTGGACCGTTATGGACTGTCTTACCAATATATCATGCTTCAAAATCTGGATCAGAAGATTAATGAGAATTTTACAAGTCTAAGTAACTTTAATGATATGGCTATTAGTAGTTTTGAGACAGGAAGCCTGTTCAATTATTCTGCTGATAAAATGGGTGATGAGCGTTTCAATACTCTTGTAAAGGAATATCTTTCAAAAAATTCAGGAAATAAAATTAATCCGGATGACTTTTTGAAACAGCTATCAGAAAAAGAAAAATCTGCCCATTACCTTGAAAGTTTTTTTAAACAGAAAAACAGGGTTAATTTTAGACTTAAACATATTAAAAAAGAGAACGATTCTTTACATATTAAAATTGCAAAAAATACGGACGCTTCTATTCCGGTAAAATTGGAAACAGAAACCAAAGCCGGTGAAAGAAAATCTTATTGGATAGAAACAGAAGAAAATGAGAGGTTAAAAGAAATTTCTCTTCCTGCATCAGATAATATTTATAAAGTAACCTTAAATAATGATTACATTTTCCCGGAGTCCAGTTATCGGGATAATTTTCTATACGCCAAAGGACTATTTTTAAATACAAAAAAAATTAAGTTTAAACTCATAAAGGATATTCCCAATCCTGAATACAACGAAATTTATGTGAGTCCGAGAGTTCGATTCAATAATACATATGATAAATTTTTGTTAGGAGCTAATTTTAAAAATCAGTCATTTTTTGACCAGAAATTCTTGTATTCATTTACTCCAACATACAGTACAGGAACAGGAAAACTAACTGGTTCAGGAGGTATATCTTACTCTTTCCTGCCGGCTGAAAGCATGTTTAGAAGTATTACATTTGGAGCTTCCGGATCTTATTTCCATTATGATTACAACTTAGCATATACAAAGGGGTCTGTATTTTCAACTCTAAACTTTAGAAAAAATCCAAGAAGTACAGTCAGCAGAAGTGTTGGTGTTTCTTATAATTATTTTGAAAGAGATCTTAGTCCTGCTATGATTGCCAATGACGATTATAAAAAATATAACCTTTGGGGATTAGGATATAGCTACAGTGACAGCCAGATGATCCATGAGAAAAGTTTCAGTCTGAGTGCACAAGGTATGGAAGATTTCAATAAGATCACTGCTGAAGGATTCTACAGATGGGAATTTGCTCCAAGACAAAAGCTGAGTGTCCGTTTATTTGCCGGATATTTCCTCAGAAATGACACGCGTAATGATTTATTCAACTATGGAATTTCAAGAGTATCAAACTATACCTTCTCTTACAATCTTTTAGGAGAGAGTGCGAGCAGCGGTCTTCTTTCACAACAGTTTATCCTTGCTGATGGCGGATTTAAATCATTTCTTCCGGGAACAGTTAATCAGTGGATCACTTCTGTGAATATAGATTCAAGTATATGGAAAATATTCCATGTGTATGCCGATGCCGGAATATATAAAAACAAAAATTTCCCTACAAAGTTTATCTGGGACAGTGGAGTTAAGGTAAGAATCATTCCGGATTTCCTGGAGGTTTATTTTCCGATACAGTCTTCTTTGGGATTTGAACCTGGATTTAAAGATTATGCCAAGCGTATCAGATATACTCTGGTTCTTAATCTCGGAGCTGTCATTAATGCAGCAAGAAGAGGCTGGTATTAA
- a CDS encoding thioredoxin family protein produces MKNYWDQGISFEEYLQIAQQRLDNPANQQEIEYKQYYELGLQRMDRTIKKYVPDEDQRKELESKNFDGKILIISEAWCGDASATVPALFKFFEGHNEIRVFLRDSDKSLINQFLTNGTESIPKVLILDKDFNVKNSWGPRPKYGYELLMKYKADPEGYPKDTFYNDLQIYYAKNRGKDAVQEILDLL; encoded by the coding sequence ATGAAAAATTACTGGGACCAGGGAATTTCTTTTGAAGAATACCTTCAAATTGCACAACAAAGATTAGACAATCCTGCTAACCAACAGGAAATTGAATATAAACAATATTATGAGCTTGGACTTCAGAGAATGGACAGAACCATTAAAAAGTATGTTCCGGATGAAGATCAAAGAAAAGAATTAGAGTCTAAGAATTTTGACGGAAAGATTTTAATCATTTCTGAGGCTTGGTGTGGCGATGCCAGTGCAACAGTTCCGGCACTTTTTAAATTCTTTGAAGGTCATAATGAAATCAGAGTTTTTTTAAGAGACAGTGATAAGAGTTTAATCAACCAATTTTTAACCAATGGCACTGAATCTATCCCGAAAGTATTAATTCTTGATAAAGATTTTAATGTAAAAAATTCATGGGGCCCCCGTCCAAAATATGGATATGAGCTATTGATGAAATATAAAGCTGATCCAGAGGGGTATCCAAAGGATACTTTCTATAATGACCTGCAGATCTATTATGCAAAAAACAGAGGTAAAGATGCCGTTCAGGAAATCTTAGATCTGTTATAA
- a CDS encoding YMGG-like glycine zipper-containing protein — protein MKKIVLAGFLSVFLLTACKKDDRTAEKSLEEQKLEFQSRQLEIERQKLAIEKEKLVYEAQKKADSISETKKAKATAENNSKPKVIRETRTIYRDRSSNSGGGSNGGYADNGSGASQGTTQKKGMSKAAKGTIIGTVGGAAAGAIIAKKNRGLGAVIGGVVGGATGYTIGRSQDRKDGRVQPRR, from the coding sequence ATGAAAAAGATAGTATTAGCAGGGTTTTTATCCGTTTTCTTACTAACGGCCTGCAAGAAAGATGACAGAACTGCTGAGAAATCACTGGAAGAACAAAAGCTTGAATTCCAGTCAAGACAGCTTGAAATAGAACGACAAAAACTGGCTATTGAAAAAGAAAAGCTGGTATACGAGGCTCAAAAAAAAGCAGACAGTATCTCCGAAACCAAGAAAGCGAAAGCTACTGCTGAAAATAATTCAAAACCAAAAGTAATAAGAGAAACCAGAACGATATACCGTGACAGAAGCTCTAACTCAGGCGGTGGAAGCAATGGTGGATACGCTGATAACGGAAGTGGTGCTTCACAGGGAACTACTCAGAAAAAAGGAATGAGTAAAGCAGCCAAAGGTACTATTATTGGTACTGTAGGTGGGGCAGCCGCAGGGGCAATTATTGCTAAGAAAAACAGGGGTCTGGGTGCTGTAATCGGAGGCGTGGTAGGTGGAGCTACCGGATATACCATCGGTAGATCACAGGATAGAAAAGACGGAAGAGTACAACCAAGAAGATAA
- a CDS encoding YkvA family protein: protein MKYSKLNLAKEAINHKGFVKKIPDIFRMVKMWRKGSYPMKSIDIILPLLGILYVISPIDLLPEFAIPVLGVMDDLAVLSLTIPKLIKEVDKFLLWEAEQKYNGTQMIDAEIVK, encoded by the coding sequence ATGAAATATTCAAAATTAAATCTTGCAAAAGAAGCTATCAATCACAAGGGCTTTGTAAAAAAGATCCCTGATATTTTCAGAATGGTAAAAATGTGGAGAAAAGGAAGCTATCCGATGAAATCCATTGACATTATTCTTCCTCTATTGGGAATTTTATATGTCATCTCCCCTATTGACCTTCTTCCTGAATTTGCCATCCCGGTGCTTGGAGTAATGGATGATCTGGCCGTATTGTCACTTACCATTCCCAAACTCATCAAAGAGGTGGACAAATTTTTGCTTTGGGAAGCTGAACAAAAATATAATGGCACTCAAATGATTGATGCCGAGATCGTAAAATAA